A stretch of the Planktothricoides raciborskii GIHE-MW2 genome encodes the following:
- a CDS encoding orange carotenoid-binding protein, with protein sequence MPYTVDTARNIFSNTLAADVVPATTARFNQLSAEDQLALIWFAYLEMGKTITIAAPGAASMQFAESTLAQIKEMSFREQSQAMCDLANRTDTPINRMYAIWTPNIKLGFWYRLAEWMDEGLVAPIPSGYQLSANASAVLATICSMEPGQQITVLRNAVVDMGYDPNKIQGYQRVSEPVVVPTETSERQKVTIEGVDNPTVIQYMTNLNANDFDALIKLFAEDGAIQPPFQRPIVGKEAVLRFFREECQNLKLVPERGVVEPANDEFLQIKVTGTCQTPWFGGNVGMNIAWRFLLNPDGKIFFVAVDLLASAKELLNLVRR encoded by the coding sequence ATGCCGTACACCGTTGATACAGCACGCAATATCTTTTCAAATACTCTGGCTGCCGATGTTGTTCCCGCAACAACAGCCCGTTTCAACCAGCTTAGTGCAGAAGATCAACTGGCATTAATTTGGTTTGCTTACTTGGAAATGGGAAAAACCATCACAATTGCCGCTCCTGGTGCGGCTAGTATGCAGTTTGCCGAATCCACTTTGGCACAAATCAAGGAAATGTCCTTCCGGGAACAATCCCAAGCCATGTGCGATTTGGCCAATCGGACCGACACTCCGATCAATCGGATGTATGCGATTTGGACACCGAATATCAAACTGGGCTTTTGGTATCGTCTAGCTGAATGGATGGACGAAGGACTCGTTGCTCCCATTCCTTCTGGCTATCAACTTTCTGCCAACGCTTCCGCAGTTTTAGCCACCATTTGCAGTATGGAACCGGGACAACAAATCACGGTTTTGAGAAATGCAGTGGTAGACATGGGTTATGACCCGAACAAAATTCAAGGATATCAGCGTGTATCTGAACCTGTCGTTGTCCCCACAGAGACTTCTGAGCGTCAAAAAGTGACCATCGAAGGAGTTGATAATCCAACGGTGATTCAATACATGACCAATCTTAATGCAAATGATTTTGATGCTCTGATTAAATTGTTTGCTGAAGATGGTGCGATTCAACCTCCTTTTCAACGTCCTATTGTGGGCAAAGAAGCTGTACTGCGTTTCTTCCGAGAAGAATGCCAAAATCTCAAACTCGTCCCTGAACGGGGTGTGGTTGAACCAGCAAATGATGAGTTCCTGCAAATTAAAGTTACTGGCACTTGTCAAACCCCTTGGTTTGGTGGCAATGTGGGCATGAATATTGCTTGGCGCTTCCTGTTAAATCCTGATGGCAAGATATTCTTTGTGGCGGTTGATTTATTAGCATCGGCCAAGGAACTTTTAAACTTGGTTAGAAGATAG
- a CDS encoding GUN4 domain-containing protein, which produces MTNQLTRDELVTEISKNLLPEDADFVNALNKLLQDLGETRFLNIALTCYQRGLEHLQAKRYDFARIDFDRTIKLNPQADAYYQRAIAYYGLQNYQNAIADLDKATTLQPQRAEFHDLRGDAYLKLKNYEMALANYNQAVTLGFPSQKLTDLQREWNNKLRQEEEKRKQREAEEARQRAEAEKERQRKEAEEARKRADEKERQHKEAKEARQKAEEERKQREAEAKFPQLAQFLAKGEWRKADEETRRVMCKIMGRESEGWLTEDNCRNFPREELKIIDALWVKYSNGKFGFSVQKKIFVEQCGGTPGEYNDDAWCKLGDTVGWRKGGSWLSYSDYTFTTNALHGHLPLALLVIGVSGLGWGGVCFSFLASKL; this is translated from the coding sequence ATGACAAATCAACTTACTAGAGACGAGCTTGTTACTGAAATTAGCAAAAATCTCTTACCAGAAGATGCTGATTTCGTCAATGCTCTTAATAAATTATTACAAGACTTGGGTGAAACTCGTTTTCTCAATATTGCTCTAACCTGTTATCAGCGTGGTTTAGAGCATTTACAAGCAAAACGCTATGATTTTGCTCGCATTGATTTTGATCGCACTATTAAACTCAACCCCCAAGCTGATGCCTATTACCAACGTGCTATAGCTTATTATGGCTTACAAAATTATCAAAATGCGATCGCCGATTTAGATAAAGCCACTACTTTACAACCCCAACGAGCAGAATTTCACGATTTACGGGGAGATGCTTATCTAAAATTAAAGAATTATGAGATGGCTTTAGCTAATTATAATCAAGCCGTTACATTAGGATTTCCCAGTCAGAAATTGACTGATTTACAACGGGAATGGAATAATAAACTCCGTCAGGAAGAAGAAAAACGTAAACAACGGGAAGCAGAAGAAGCCCGTCAACGTGCTGAAGCTGAAAAAGAGCGTCAACGTAAGGAAGCAGAAGAAGCCCGTAAACGTGCAGATGAAAAAGAGCGTCAACATAAGGAAGCAAAAGAAGCCCGTCAAAAAGCAGAGGAGGAGCGTAAACAACGAGAAGCTGAGGCTAAATTTCCTCAATTAGCTCAATTTTTAGCCAAGGGAGAATGGCGCAAAGCTGATGAGGAAACTCGCAGGGTTATGTGTAAAATTATGGGGCGAGAAAGCGAAGGTTGGTTAACAGAAGATAACTGTAGAAACTTCCCCCGTGAGGAGTTAAAAATTATTGACGCTCTCTGGGTAAAATATAGTAATGGTAAATTTGGCTTCTCTGTGCAGAAAAAAATCTTTGTGGAACAGTGCGGCGGTACTCCTGGGGAGTATAATGATGATGCTTGGTGTAAATTAGGCGATACCGTGGGCTGGCGAAAAGGAGGAAGCTGGTTGAGCTACTCTGACTACACTTTTACTACAAATGCACTACACGGTCACTTGCCGCTGGCTTTGTTGGTTATTGGGGTGAGTGGGTTGGGGTGGGGTGGTGTGTGTTTCTCTTTTCTCGCGTCTAAACTCTAA